One Felis catus isolate Fca126 chromosome D1, F.catus_Fca126_mat1.0, whole genome shotgun sequence DNA segment encodes these proteins:
- the IGSF22 gene encoding immunoglobulin superfamily member 22: MTTIHHEQMLQEHVSMEFSSSTTHVQTFSQTTRIVGEEVVTRKSSSTAEFFSLVTRSTDIPAGESVPEFVEKPHPVTAPEGDKAVFRARVQGNPKPNISWKRESGIPIKESAKMFYDSINKEHVLKLEPLTSDDSDNYKCIASNDHADAIYTVSLLVTEGHEKMDFKKMLKKRGLPAPKKKQKKGIGEKEMLEILSKVPKKDFEKVCMEYGFTDFRGLLKKLKEMKKVEVETIRILKPLEDIETKIDTTVIFDCIMELKDPNVKMIWMKDNEPLRIQYSLGKYDVKQIGTKYMLVITNVNMSDAGTYSLSVGDKKMRAELTVLDEPLKFLGEMTPMKVTERQTAVFEIRLSKKVPNFVWKFNGKELKRDEKYEITVSEDGLTHTLKIKDARLSDAGEFSAEAGDLVQKAQLTIDRIPIKFVRTLKNVRVKERSRACLECELTSKDVTLYWKKDGRLLERSTKYSMSHEGKRAELVIEDAQLSDSGEYTVVAMQDGDPTEYYSTAVVTVEERLATVKSGMSDVHAATGSPAELCVVLNDEKVEGVWFKDGKEITDLPGVQIVKQGAVHKLIFPNMGPEHEGKYTFRAKGAESEASVFIADPPTIDPSVLEALAAHPVTVKVGHTANIKVPFRAKPLPKVTWYKDGMEVTEEERVSMERGEDQALLTISNCVREDSGLVLLKLKNDYGTATATLHLSVLDRPKPPQGRVEFLELSGNCVHMKWKAPKDNGGRPVTQFIVERRMVGKKSWIKIGEVDSKLTKFATNKVEEGKAYQFRILAVNSEGVSDPLETDEVFAGNPIEPPGLASQPQVTDVTKDSMTITWNAPTQDGGAPVLGYIVERRKKGSSLWVPVNKEPIQDTKCTVDGLLEDTEYEFRVIAVNKAGPGQPSMASNSVVAKDPVKPPGLVQGLHVSDSSNSSISLAWREPAEGDPPSGYILEMRAEDTKEWSKCTKIPISGTCYTVGGLTERQKYFFRIRAVNEAGVGEPVELDEGVRAMPPPAAPKFDLSARLKSHMVVRAGTALCIHAAFSGSPPPNVIWQKDGIPTKGRETITKGKNHSQFLINSTKRSDSGVYRILLQNEFGEASYDIHVRVADFPRPPTNLQLFEEVPNTVTLTWNHSPDVQEDSEAHYVIMKRDASSPTWFTAAERVFSNKYTVTGLLPGRKYYFRVVARNEIGDSDPLDSKDTWLIVKDKIEDLSAKLKPYEQKDWRHAPRFLIPLKPHTVLRGQDCTMTCAFLGNPRPTVTLYKGDVNITANSKFWYNSTSGVCTIVIPTCTLKDSGEYSVLVQNELGKDRSSCALTVYDKDDKSILASVTESLQKKSKHLM; the protein is encoded by the exons ATGACGACCATTCACCACGAGCAGATGCTGCAGGAGCACGTGTCCATGGAGTTCTCCAGCTCCACCACCCACGTGCAGACCTTCTCCCAGACAACCAGGATCGTGGGAG AGGAAGTCGTGACAAGGAAGTCCTCGAGCACTGCAGAGTTCTTCAGCTTGGTGACTCGGAGTACTGACATCCCTGCAGGCGAGAGCGTCCCCGAGTTCGTGGAGAAGCCTCACCCGGTCACCGCGCCCGAGG GGGATAAAGCTGTGTTCCGAGCCCGGGTGCAGGGGAACCCCAAACCCAACATCTCCTGGAAGAGGGAGAGCGGCATCCCCATCAAGGAGTCGGCCAAGATGTTCTACGACAGCATCAACAAGGAGCACGTGCTGAAG CTGGAGCCACTGACCTCCGATGACTCTGACAACTACAAGTGCATTGCAAGCAATGACCATGCAGATGCCATCTACACTGTGTCCTTGCTGGTGACAGAAG GTCATGAAAAAATGGATTTCAAAAAGATGTTGAAGAAGAG gggaCTCCCTGCTCccaagaagaagcagaagaaagggatTGGTGAGAAAGAGATGCTGGAGATTTTGTCCAAGGTACCCAAGAAGGACTTTGAGAAGGTCTGCATGGAGTATGGTTTCACTGATTTCCGGGGGCTGCTCAAGAAGctcaaagagatgaagaaagtggAGGTGGAG ACCATCCGGATTCTGAAGCCCCTGGAAGACATAGAGACCAAGATTGACACCACTGTGATCTTTGACTGCATCATGGAGCTGAAGGACCCCAATGTCAAGATGATATGgatgaag GATAATGAGCCACTGAGGATCCAGTACTCCCTAGGCAAGTATGATGTGAAGCAGATAGGCACCAAGTACATGCTGGTTATTACCAATGTGAACATGAGCGACGCAGGAACCTACAGCCTGTCCGTGGGTGACAAGAAGATGAGAGCAGAGCTCACAGTGCTGG ATGAGCCGCTGAAGTTCTTGGGAGAGATGACACCAATGAAGGTGACAGAGCGCCAGACAGCTGTTTTTGAGATCCGCCTCTCCAAGAAAGTGCCCAACTTTGTGTGGAAGTTCAATGGGAAGGAGCTGAAGAGGGATGAAAAGTATGAAATCACAGTGTCTGAGGATGGTCTGACCCACACACTTAAGATTAAGGATGCCAGACTCAGCGATGCCGGCGAGTTCTCTGCTGAGGCGGGGGACCTGGTACAGAAAGCCCAGCTCACTATTGACC GCATCCCCATCAAGTTTGTGAGAACCCTAAAGAACGTACGTGTGAAAGAGAGGAGCCGTGCATGCCTTGAGTGTGAGCTGACCTCCAAGGACGTGACGCTGTACTGGAAGAAGGATGGGCGGCTGCTGGAGCGCAGCACCAAGTACAGCATGAGCCATGAGGGCAAGCGAGCAGAGCTGGTCATTGAGGACGCACAGCTCAGTGACAGTGGCGAGTACACCGTGGTGGCCATGCAGGACGGAGACCCCACTGAATACTACAGTACTGCTGTGGTCACCGTGGAGG AGCGTCTGGCCACGGTGAAGAGCGGGATGTCCGACGTGCATGCGGCCACCGGGAGCCCAGCTGAACTGTGCGTGGTGCTGAACGATGAGAAGGTGGAGGGCGTGTGGTTCAAGGATGGCAAGGAG atCACGGACTTGCCCGGCGTGCAGATCGTGAAGCAGGGTGCAGTGCACAAGCTCATCTTCCCCAATATGGGCCCGGAGCACGAGGGCAAGTACACCTTCCGGGCCAAGGGCGCCGAGAGCGAGGCCTCCGTATTCATTGCAG ATCCACCTACCATCGACCCGTCGGTGCTGGAGGCGCTGGCCGCGCACCCCGTGACTGTGAAGGTGGGCCACACGGCAAACATCAAGGTGCCCTTCCGGGCGAAGCCGCTGCCCAAAGTGACGTGGTACAAGGACGGCATGGAGGTGACAGAAGAGGAACGTGTGTCCATGGAGCGCGGGGAAGACCAGGCGCTGCTCACCATCTCCAACTGCGTGCGTGAGGACAGTGGCCTCGTTCTGCTCAAGCTCAAGAATGACTACGGCACAGCCACAGCCACTCTGCACCTCAGCGTGCTGG ACCGTCCGAAACCTCCCCAGGGCCGGGTGGAATTTCTGGAACTCTCGGGTAATTGTGTGCACATGAAGTGGAAGGCCCCCAAAGACAACGGTGGGCGGCCTGTGACCCAGTTCATAGTGGAACGGAGGATGGTCGGCAAGAAGTCTTGGATTAAGATAGGCGAGGTGGACAGCAAACTCACGAAATTTGCCACCAACAAGGTAGAAGAGGGAAAAGCCTACCAGTTTCGTATCCTGGCGGTTAATTCAGAAGGAGTGAGCGACCCTCTGGAAACAGATGAAGTGTTTGCAGGAAATCCCATTG AGCCCCCTGGTCTTGCCTCCCAGCCTCAAGTGACTGATGTGACCAAAGACAGCATGACCATCACATGGAATGCCCCTACCCAGGATGGGGGAGCCCCAGTGCTCGGCTACATTGTGGAGCGGAGGAAGAAAGGCAGTAGCCTCTGGGTGCCGGTCAACAAGGAGCCCATCCAAG ATACCAAGTGCACTGTGGATGGTCtcctggaagacacagaatatgaattCCGAGTTATAGCTGTGAATAAGGCAGGCCCTGGACAGCCCAGTATGGCATCCAACTCAGTGGTAGCCAAGGACCCTGTCA AGCCCCCAGGCCTGGTGCAGGGTCTGCACGTGTCTGATTCCTCCAACTCCAGTATCTCCCTGGCCTGGCGGGAGCCTGCAGAGGGAGACCCACCTTCTGGCTACATCCTTGAGATGCGGGCTGAAGACACTAAGGAGTGGTCCAAGTGCACAAAGATCCCCATCTCAGGCACCTGCTACACAGTGGGAGGCCTCACCGAGAGGCAGAAATACTTCTTCCGAATCCGGGCTGTGAAtgaggctggggttggggagcCTGTGGAACTGGATGAGGGGGTTCGTGCCATGCCACCACCag CTGCCCCCAAGTTTGACCTCAGTGCCCGACTGAAGAGTCACATGGTAGTTCGTGCTGGGACAGCCCTCTGCATCCATGCTGCCTTCTCT GGCTCACCACCACCTAACGTGATCTGGCAGAAAGACGGCATCCCCACCAAGGGCAGGGAAACCATCACCAAGGGCAAAAACCATTCTCAGTTCCTCATCAACAGCACCAAGCGCTCTGATTCAGGGGTGTACCGCATCTTGCTCCAGAATGAGTTTGGAGAGGCATCCTATGACATCCACGTGCGTGTGGCAG ATTTTCCGCGGCCGCCCACCAACCTACAGCTGTTTGAGGAGGTCCCCAACACGGTGACTCTGACCTGGAACCACAGCCCTGACGTGCAGGAGGATAGTGAGGCCCACTACGTCATCATGAAGCGGGATGCCAGCAGCCCCACCTGGTTCACAGCAGCGGAGCGCGTCTTCAGCAACAAGTACACGGTGACCGGGTTACTCCCTGGCAGGAAGTACTACTTCCGAGTAGTGGCCCGGAACGAAATCGGTGACAGTGACCCACTCGACTCCAAGGATACCTGGCTCATCGTCAAGGACAAGA TCGAGGACCTGAGCGCCAAGCTGAAGCCGTATGAGCAGAAGGACTGGCGCCACGCACCGCGCTTCCTGATCCCGCTCAAGCCGCACACGGTGCTGCGCGGCCAGGACTGCACCATGACGTGCGCCTTCCTTGGGAACCCGCGGCCCACGGTGACCCTCTACAAGGGCGACGTCAACATCACGGCCAACTCCAAGTTCTGGTACAACTCCACCAGCGGGGTGTGCACGATCGTCATCCCCACCTGCACGCTCAAGGACAGCGGGGAGTACAGCGTGCTGGTGCAGAACGAGCTGGGCAAGGACCGCAGCAGCTGCGCGCTCACGGTCTACG ACAAGGATGACAAGTCAATTCTAGCGTCAGTCACCGAGAGTCTGCAGAAGAAGTCCAAGCACCTTATGTGA
- the TMEM86A gene encoding lysoplasmalogenase-like protein TMEM86A, translating to MVSPVTVVKSEGPKLVPFFKATCVYFVLWLPSSSPSWVSALIKCLPIFCLWLFLLAHGLGFLLTHPSATRIFVGLVFSALGDAFLIWQDQGYFVHGLLMFAVTHMLYASAFGMRPLALRTGLVMAVLSGLCYALLYPGLSGAFTYLVGVYVALISFMGWRAMAGLRLVGAAWRWTELAAGGGALLFIISDLTIALNKFCFPVPYSRALIMSTYYAAQMLIALSAVESREPVEDYRLSKAN from the exons GTGAAGAGTGAGGGACCCAAGCTGGTGCCCTTCTTCAAGGCCACCTGCGTGTATTTTGTGCTCTGGCTGCCCTCGTCCAGCCCATCGTGGGTCAGCGCCCTCATCAAGTGCCTGCCCATCTTCTGCCTCTGGCTCTTCCTTCTGGCCCATGGCCTAGGATTCCTGCTGACCCACCCCAGTGCCACCCGCATCTTTGTGGGGCTCGTCTTCTCCGCTCTTGGTGATGCCTTCCTCATCTGGCAAGACCAGGGCTACTTTGTGCACG GTCTGCTGATGTTTGCTGTGACCCACATGCTCTACGCCTCGGCCTTTGGCATGCGGCCACTGGCTCTTCGGACAGGTCTGGTGATGGCAGTGCTGTCGGGCCTGTGCTATGCTCTTCTCTACCCAGGCCTCTCAGGTGCCTTCACCTACCTGGTGGGGGTCTATGTGGCCCTTATCAGTTTCATGGGCTGGCGGGCTATGGCAGGACTACGGCTGGTTGGGGCAGCCTGGCGCTGGACTGAGCTGGCAGCAGGCGGTGGTGCACTGCTCTTTATCATCTCAGACCTGACCATCGCCCTCAACAAGTTCTGCTTCCCTGTGCCCTACTCGCGGGCACTCATCATGTCCACCTACTATGCTGCCCAGATGCTCATCGCCTTGTCAGCTGTTGAGAGCCGGGAGCCAGTGGAAGACTACAGACTGAGCAAGGCCAATTGA